The sequence below is a genomic window from Sinorhizobium meliloti.
TCGAGGATGAGGAGTTGCACGCGCGTGAGCTTGTCGATGAGGCGGGGGTAGCGGCCATCAAGGCGGGCGAGCGCCAGGTCCTCGAAGAGCCGTGGAACGCGCAGGTAGAGCACGGAATGATCGAGCCGTGCCGCCTGACGGCCGAAGGCACAGGCGAGCCATGACTTTCCGGTGCCGGTCTGGCCGGTGACGATCAAGTTCTCATGCGCCTTCAGCCATTCGCCCTGGGCGAGCGCCATGGTATTGCGGCGGTCCAGCCCGCGCGGCGCGGCAAAATCGATGTCTTCGATAGAGGCCTCGGGAAAGCGCAGCTTGGCTGAGGCGAGCCGGTTCCGGACGCGCTTGTCGGCACGCATGGCGATCTCGCGGTCGAGCATCAGGCCGAGCCACTCGTCGCGGCTGAGCTCTTGGGCGTTGGTCTGCTCGGCCAGCTGCCGCCAGGCGGCGGCCATGCCAGCCAGGCCGAGCGCCTGCATCTGGTCGAGTGTCGGGTTGGTCAGCATTCTTTCTTCCTTTCCTTCACTGGTAATAGCTGCTGCCGCGGATGTTGCCGTGCGCCGGCGTCGGCTTTGCCGGCTCTGTGGTGCTCGCCCGGTCGAGGCCGGACTTGAGAATGGCGGTGACGGAGGCGTAGGTGATCGCGTTGATCGTGAGCGCCCGCTCGCAGGCCGCCTCCGTGCGCTCCTGCCCATAGCGCGGCGAAAGCGACAGGATGCCCATGGCGGCGCGGTATCCCTGTTCCGGATGCGGCCGGTCGCGCATCAGGCGCTCGACCAGGATGGCGGCGTTGGGCCCGATTTTGGCGGCCCGAGCGATCAAGGTGGCCGGCGTCGTATTTGCGTAACGCTGATGCGCCTTCGGCATGTGGGCGTTGACGGTGACATGACCGGAGCGTTGCGAACGACGGACATGGCTGGCGACGCGCTGGTGATCGTGGAAGATCTCGACCACCCGATGGGTGAGCCGGACCTGGACGGTGCGGCCGATCAGCCGATGTGGCACCGAATAGAAGGTCTTGTCGACCTCGACATGGTAGTCGGGATGGACCTTCGCCGATCTCCATTCCGCGTATTCGAACGGCGTTGCCGGCAGCGGCCTTAAGGCTGCCCGCTCGATCTCCTCGAACAGTTCGCGGCGGCTTTTGCCGACATGGCGCATTGGCCGGTTGTTCAACTCCTCGAGCAGTTCGGCGATCGCCGAATTGAGCTCGGCCAGCGAGAAGAACGTCCGGTTCCTGAGCCGGGCGAGAATCCAGCGCTCGACGATCAGCACCGCGCCCTCGGGTTGGCAGGATCGTGGTGTCGTAATGCTCGGCCATCGCGGCAAAGGTCGCGTTCAGCGTCGGCTCGAACCACAGCGCCTTGGCGACCCCCGCCTTCAGATTGTCGCAGACGATCGCCTTGGTGACCCCGCCGAAGAAGGCAAGCGCCCGCACCTGGCCGTCGATCCAATCGGGCAGCTTTTGACTGAAGCTGGCAAAGGCGAAGGTCAGGTTGGAGGCGCCCAGCACCGCGACAAAGATCTGCGCCGGGAAAATGACGCCGGTCGCCGGATCGATCACCGGCACCGTCTGCCCGGCATAGTCGGTCTGCATCACCGCGCCCGCCGCATGCCGGTTGCGGAACGTCGGGCTCGCCCGCCGCCGGAAGGCGGCGAACCGGTCGCAGAACCACGTGAAGCCGTAGCCGTCGGGATGGGCGGCGCGATATTCCTGCCACAGAAGTGTCAGCGTCACCCCTTCGCGCTTCAGCTCCCGGGCAACCAGCGCCCAGTCCGGTTCCCTCAGGTCCTGCGGCGGGCGGCCCATTCGGTGAAACAGACGCCGTTCCAGCGCCGCATCGTCATCGTAGGCCGGCGCCAACGGCCAGCTCGACAGCCCCGCCTCCCGCGCCCGCAGCAAATAGGTCGAAACCGAGGTCTTGCCGATCTTCAGCCGCTCGGCCACCTCGCGCACCGACAGACCCTGTTCATAGGTCAGGCGCAGGATCGTCCGGATGTCCCTCACGCTCGTTCGTCTCGCTTGCTTCCGTCTTGGCATGGCCCCTCTCAACGTCTCGTGAGAGGCCAGATTGCCAGAACGGCGCAGCCGAAGACCGACCATCAAAATCCGCCCGGTAACTGTCCGGGACTTAGCGGAATCGCTGTCCGCGACTTAGCGGAATTGCTGTCCGGGACTTACTGAAATCGGTGTCCGGGACTTAACGAAACACGCAGGTATAGATGATCCTTGAGCGTGCCATCACGCAGCCTCGTACCGGTCTTTTGCCGGAGTCCACTGCCACGGGAGCAGTTCCTCAAGTCGATCCTTCGGATGGCTCTGGATCCTGGTCAGGACGTCTGCCAGATAGGCTTCTGGATAACCTGCGGACGGTGTGGGCGGCGACTAAGTGTTGCCTATACGGGCAATCCGCAAAGTCGGCCGGTCTATCGCTGCGACAAGCCAAATCTGATGATGGGCTTGCCGCGATGCATGACGTTCGGCGGCCCGCGGGTCGACGCGGCGGTTGCGCGCGAGTTGTTGCGCGCGGTAGAACCGTTAGCAATCGAGGCGACCTTTGAAGCAGAGCGGATGCACCGGGAGCGACAGGAAGATCAGCGCCACATTCACGATTTGGAACTGCGGCAGGCCCGCTACGAGGCTAGCCTTGCCGAGCGGCGCTATGCGGCATGTGACCCCGACAACCGTCTGATTGCTGCGCAGCAAGGAATCCTCACGCCGATTCCGCTTTCATTGGACGCGCTCCTAGTGTCAGCACTAATGCTGATTCTAATGCCAGAACATCGCCTAACTGGCTGGTTCAGCAAAATCCGCTCACCGGACGCTCACCGTTGAATCGCCCAAGTCTCGTCAAGGACGCCCATCTTCATCCAACGGTTATAGCGCCGCTTGACTTATCCGCCCAGATACTCGGCAGGCTCGCCAACGACCGACGACGCCGGAACGCCACCTCCGAAAGGGCACCTAGCAATGTTTGGTTCGGTGCGGGCGACGCATGCGTCTGGTTCCACCTGGTTCAAAGGTCTTGATTCTTTCCCATTGGTCATCCGTCACCCAAATGTAGTCCATCGCCATCGTCGTCTCAGTCTTGAGGACCCTGCGGGAATTGATCCCACCAAATCTGTGTGTTCATCTCAAAGCCAGATGACCGCGATACAGAGATTGAATTTGACGCGAACCCTGCAGCAGGTGAGGATCTTGGCAGTTCAAAAGCCAAGAACACGGTACCGGAGACAACAATAAGCCTTGCTGCGGGACGCGACGATAAAAGCGCTGTGCTTGGTGGCCGGCTGGGCGGTGCCATGTTTGATGAGGCGCTGCGCGGCGGATCACAGCCGTTCGAGGCCGATGACCGCACCCAGGAGAGCAGCCGTCATATACAAGTTCAAATACATAGAGGACGAAGTGCTTGTGTGGTTGCGCCCATTTCGGTGCTT
It includes:
- the istB gene encoding IS21-like element helper ATPase IstB encodes the protein MLTNPTLDQMQALGLAGMAAAWRQLAEQTNAQELSRDEWLGLMLDREIAMRADKRVRNRLASAKLRFPEASIEDIDFAAPRGLDRRNTMALAQGEWLKAHENLIVTGQTGTGKSWLACAFGRQAARLDHSVLYLRVPRLFEDLALARLDGRYPRLIDKLTRVQLLILDDFGTHSLTDQQRFHLFEIVEERYRRKSTLITAQVPVGRWHDLIADPTVADAILDRIVHNAHRITLQGDSMRKQKAPPLLTGGENGEINHP